From Banduia mediterranea, the proteins below share one genomic window:
- a CDS encoding metal-dependent hydrolase, translating into MALANRHIGYDEVEPRDLRFNLNTDVPRYWINGDPWTTHFFNSIMAAVPDGERWVMQCVRRSLTQLKDEAVRKAGIGFIKQEHYHAREHDEMNHALIEQGVPLDVVERNFKLIRAALERLTPPSMHLSMMASFEHFTATMASVFIDRPDMLDESDPRVAAMLYWHFVEETEHKSVTFDVFQDAVGSYPQRVLGMLIASAIFLPMVESHMIYLAWKDRQLSNWRSALRCLNTQFGRNGVFTRLLGHYFPYYSKNFHPWDDDNRTKIHVWKKAFAATGDTRLAYEAFRQSVGLPARAETTAAMAAA; encoded by the coding sequence TGTACCCCGCTACTGGATCAACGGCGATCCCTGGACCACGCACTTCTTCAACTCCATCATGGCAGCGGTTCCCGACGGGGAGCGCTGGGTCATGCAGTGCGTGCGGCGCAGCCTCACCCAGCTCAAGGACGAGGCCGTACGCAAGGCCGGCATCGGCTTCATCAAGCAGGAGCACTACCACGCGCGCGAGCACGACGAAATGAATCATGCCCTCATCGAACAGGGCGTGCCGCTGGACGTGGTCGAACGCAACTTCAAGCTGATCCGCGCAGCGCTGGAGAGGCTCACGCCGCCGAGCATGCACCTGTCCATGATGGCCTCGTTCGAGCACTTCACGGCGACAATGGCCTCGGTCTTCATCGATCGCCCCGACATGCTGGACGAATCCGATCCGCGCGTCGCGGCGATGCTGTACTGGCATTTCGTCGAGGAAACCGAGCACAAGTCGGTCACGTTCGACGTGTTCCAGGACGCCGTCGGCAGCTACCCGCAGCGGGTTCTCGGCATGCTGATCGCGAGCGCCATCTTTCTGCCGATGGTGGAGAGCCACATGATCTACCTGGCCTGGAAGGACCGGCAGCTAAGCAACTGGCGATCGGCGCTGCGCTGCCTGAACACGCAGTTCGGCCGCAATGGCGTATTCACCCGACTGCTGGGTCACTACTTCCCTTACTACAGCAAGAACTTCCATCCGTGGGACGACGACAATCGCACCAAGATTCACGTCTGGAAGAAGGCGTTCGCCGCCACCGGCGACACCCGGTTGGCCTACGAAGCGTTCCGCCAGTCGGTAGGGCTGCCGGCACGGGCCGAGACCACCGCCGCAATGGCGGCGGCTTAA
- a CDS encoding glutathione S-transferase N-terminal domain-containing protein encodes MLKNSINVLSSLTASLAEAGRGVRIGATGPRPAELLVLYDRENCPYCRRVRQTLTELDLDVFIKPFPQGAERFRTELLKLGGRLQVPFLVDPNTGSALYESEDIVAYLHQHYGGAVASTRRFFDRAGSFGASLIRLRHGSRRRAAANAPPEPLELYSFETSPFARIVRERLCELEIPYIVRNCGRTTGSDWIPPPLRARMAADYAPTQRNRRQLVEKAGRVAVPYLLDPNTGVELFESAAITAYLERTYG; translated from the coding sequence ATGCTCAAAAACTCGATCAACGTACTCTCTTCGCTAACTGCGTCCCTGGCCGAGGCCGGGCGTGGTGTCCGAATCGGCGCGACGGGTCCCCGCCCGGCAGAGCTGCTCGTTCTCTATGACCGGGAGAACTGCCCTTACTGCCGCCGCGTCCGGCAGACGCTGACCGAGCTCGACCTGGACGTTTTCATCAAGCCTTTCCCGCAGGGGGCCGAGCGATTCCGAACCGAGCTGCTGAAGCTGGGCGGCAGGCTTCAGGTTCCCTTCCTCGTCGATCCCAACACGGGCAGCGCGCTGTACGAGTCCGAGGACATCGTCGCCTACCTCCACCAGCATTACGGCGGCGCGGTGGCGTCGACGCGAAGGTTCTTCGACCGCGCCGGGTCGTTCGGCGCATCGCTGATACGGCTGCGCCATGGATCGCGGCGGCGCGCGGCCGCCAACGCCCCGCCCGAGCCGCTCGAACTCTACAGTTTCGAGACCAGTCCCTTCGCGCGTATCGTTCGCGAGCGCCTCTGCGAGCTTGAGATACCCTACATCGTGCGCAATTGCGGACGAACGACAGGCTCGGACTGGATCCCGCCGCCGCTGCGCGCCCGTATGGCAGCCGATTACGCGCCAACACAGCGCAACCGGCGCCAGCTCGTGGAAAAAGCCGGCCGGGTCGCAGTCCCGTACCTGCTGGACCCGAACACCGGCGTCGAATTGTTCGAATCGGCTGCCATTACGGCATACCTCGAACGGACTTACGGCTGA
- a CDS encoding SRPBCC family protein, whose protein sequence is MQIIENVQLPPEEMFARLADHENLGKALGVPVKRIRDGEGSVNGVGSVRTMAFWPLDFDETITAFDPPRRIEYSVSRGSPLRQHSAVILLSPRGAGTEVSWSVSFASAIPLAGRLLRMVMRLALTHGIRKLAANP, encoded by the coding sequence TTGCAGATCATCGAAAACGTGCAGCTCCCGCCCGAGGAGATGTTCGCGAGGCTGGCGGACCACGAGAATCTCGGCAAGGCTCTGGGCGTGCCCGTCAAGCGGATCCGCGACGGAGAAGGCAGCGTCAACGGTGTGGGATCGGTCCGGACGATGGCCTTCTGGCCGCTGGATTTCGACGAGACCATCACTGCCTTCGATCCGCCCCGGCGGATCGAGTATTCGGTGAGCCGCGGTTCACCGTTGCGTCAGCATAGCGCGGTGATTCTCCTGTCTCCCCGCGGCGCCGGGACAGAAGTGAGCTGGAGCGTCAGTTTCGCCTCCGCGATTCCCCTGGCCGGCCGGCTGCTCAGGATGGTGATGCGCCTTGCGCTCACGCACGGCATACGCAAGCTGGCGGCAAATCCATAG
- a CDS encoding MerR family transcriptional regulator: MAFNVRSVIDVVEKFPYRMAELVDRSGASREAVRYYIREGLLPPPRRTARNMAWYSDRHLELIKLIRVLQEEQFLPLKAIKSLLNDDREFEFTPRQREIFASVRAEIETQARREMPRPPGRKLATTIGLSDEDYKAIVAMGLVRSGDAPLSRDEEELLRQFATLRQSGMTKARGFTPNHIEVVQAAADLLFDQELRIFQVLLKNLRDDEIPGLMERTVPAINRIFGLLHERKLRAFVSRFAEERWGTPTNEDRREPPPRRKRRTASSAS, from the coding sequence ATGGCTTTCAATGTCCGCAGCGTTATCGACGTGGTCGAGAAATTTCCCTACCGGATGGCTGAGCTGGTCGACCGCAGCGGCGCCAGCCGCGAAGCCGTGCGCTACTACATTCGCGAGGGCTTGCTGCCGCCGCCGCGGCGCACGGCCAGGAACATGGCTTGGTACTCTGACCGGCACCTGGAGTTGATCAAGCTGATCCGGGTACTGCAGGAAGAACAGTTTCTGCCGCTCAAGGCGATCAAGTCACTGCTCAACGACGACCGCGAATTCGAGTTCACCCCGCGGCAGCGCGAGATCTTCGCCAGCGTCCGTGCCGAAATCGAAACGCAGGCGCGGCGTGAGATGCCGCGGCCGCCCGGCCGCAAGCTGGCGACCACGATCGGCCTGAGCGACGAGGATTACAAGGCCATCGTGGCGATGGGGCTGGTGCGCAGCGGCGATGCCCCGCTGAGCCGCGACGAGGAGGAACTGCTTCGCCAGTTCGCGACGCTCAGACAAAGCGGCATGACCAAGGCACGCGGCTTCACACCGAATCACATCGAGGTTGTGCAGGCGGCTGCGGACCTCTTATTCGATCAAGAGCTGCGCATATTTCAAGTGCTGCTGAAAAACCTGCGCGACGACGAAATCCCGGGCCTGATGGAACGCACGGTACCCGCCATCAATCGCATCTTCGGCCTGCTCCACGAACGCAAACTCCGCGCTTTCGTCTCTCGGTTTGCCGAGGAACGGTGGGGCACACCGACAAACGAAGATCGCCGGGAGCCGCCGCCTCGCCGAAAGCGTCGCACGGCCTCTTCTGCCAGCTGA
- a CDS encoding WD40/YVTN/BNR-like repeat-containing protein, with product MMFVNRFVGTAIGRVVFAALLLVGVGRAWSNTAEGGEPKPAEMAPLATQAQINDLAAAGQAMVAVGERGIILRSDDGVEWTQVQSPVDSMLNAVYFVDDDRGWAVGHDASILGTTDGGISWTVQAYGPRGSDPFMDVFFADQRKGYAIGAYGLFRITADGGKTWADLADPALSERAAHMNAMLRLGDGSFALVGEAGLVATSPDAHAWTVLAEPYEGSLYAAVAVGAHGLLAVGMRGNAFEVADLRDPQWQVVETGTDKSLFGLAQLNETRFVAAAGSGAALVVLESVRDPVSLPVPVEAGGQEPPKRDPVPLPAPVEPGLEQSTVFTALLFWKGQLYAATDRGIHRIAVPGGR from the coding sequence ATGATGTTCGTTAATAGGTTTGTGGGTACAGCAATCGGCCGAGTGGTTTTTGCGGCGCTACTCCTCGTCGGAGTGGGGCGCGCTTGGTCGAATACCGCTGAAGGCGGCGAGCCCAAACCGGCAGAGATGGCGCCGCTTGCAACGCAGGCGCAGATCAACGATCTGGCGGCCGCGGGGCAGGCAATGGTGGCTGTCGGAGAGCGGGGCATTATTCTGCGGTCGGACGACGGCGTCGAATGGACACAGGTCCAGTCGCCGGTAGATTCGATGCTCAATGCGGTGTACTTCGTAGACGATGATCGCGGCTGGGCTGTTGGGCATGATGCAAGTATTCTCGGCACGACGGACGGCGGTATAAGCTGGACCGTTCAGGCGTACGGGCCGAGAGGAAGCGATCCGTTCATGGATGTGTTCTTCGCCGACCAGCGGAAGGGATACGCAATCGGTGCCTACGGTTTGTTTCGCATCACAGCCGATGGCGGGAAGACCTGGGCGGATCTCGCTGATCCCGCGCTGAGCGAGCGTGCGGCGCATATGAATGCGATGCTCCGGCTGGGAGACGGTAGCTTTGCGCTGGTGGGCGAGGCAGGACTGGTCGCAACCTCGCCGGATGCACACGCCTGGACGGTGCTTGCCGAGCCCTATGAAGGATCCTTGTATGCGGCCGTTGCGGTTGGCGCGCATGGACTGCTGGCCGTAGGTATGCGTGGCAATGCTTTCGAGGTTGCCGATCTTCGCGACCCCCAGTGGCAGGTCGTGGAGACTGGCACGGACAAGTCACTGTTTGGTCTTGCGCAGCTAAATGAGACTCGTTTCGTGGCCGCCGCCGGCAGCGGTGCTGCGCTGGTGGTTCTGGAGTCGGTAAGGGATCCCGTGTCTCTGCCTGTGCCGGTGGAAGCGGGGGGGCAGGAGCCGCCGAAAAGGGATCCCGTGCCTCTGCCTGCACCGGTGGAACCGGGGCTGGAACAGTCCACCGTCTTTACGGCACTGCTCTTCTGGAAAGGCCAGCTTTATGCTGCGACAGATCGCGGCATACACCGCATCGCTGTTCCAGGGGGGCGATAG
- a CDS encoding efflux RND transporter permease subunit, which produces MHGEVKGGFAKWYVDVTVPIIFHKRARLLIVLTLATLFLGWQATQLRLDAGFEKQLPLGHPYIEVFKEYQREFGGANLVLFAVMQKEGNGDIYEPAFMDTLRKATDAMFFLPGMDRSRVSSIMTPDVRYLEVVEEGFRGGNVVPADFTPTPEMLEGVRRNVEKAGVVGRLVANDERGAMIFGELLERDPVTDEKLDYFETADRLEQIRQRFTSPKMWELRLKSDLPPLEAGEVVKTTYSDPRGLLFDFSDVDVQYKDESGNVATTELSGRDLAVSEIDNPDYNESVDIHIIGFAKIVGDIGDKAAEVVGFFGLTILLVWIVLWMYTGSWLVAFLPLSCGLLAVVWELGMLHLFGYGLDPFAILVPFLVIAISVSHGIQITNFWLLEAANKRLNSYDAAMGTYKRLVIPGLTALVTNFIGFGTLLLIPIGIVQEMAINACFGLFAVVICKKVLLPCLLSFVPIRNPEKFQRHQLRRDAALQPLWRVASYMVLKRQAAVVLAATALAWGVSEYINRDLAIGELHQGTPELRPDSRYNLDTDAIVSNFTIGVDVLKIIAEGSADGCIDYSVVSMIDRLAWRMENTPGVQSTLSLPHMQKMVFNAYNENNPAWNVLPREPGALVVTVQPFPSSTGLLNTDCSAMPLFVFTADHKAETIDSVIESFEAFVAEMPEDSPVTFKLATGNVGVMAAANDVVEETEFTVLLWLFVAIAVSLWVSFRSLVSVICILAPLAAVSVFTYSVMVFLEIGVKVSNIATVAFAAGIGVDYGIYIYSVLEENVKEHGMAMREAYTDALGQTGKAVVFTALALSASVATWMLSGLQFQVDMGILMTVMFIANAVAAIFIMPSFAAFLLRGPREGKKQVSEPATSSQA; this is translated from the coding sequence ATGCACGGTGAGGTCAAAGGCGGTTTTGCGAAATGGTATGTGGATGTCACCGTACCGATCATTTTCCACAAGCGGGCGCGACTGCTCATTGTGCTCACGCTGGCCACGCTGTTTCTCGGCTGGCAGGCGACCCAGCTGCGGTTGGACGCGGGCTTCGAGAAGCAGCTACCGCTCGGGCATCCGTACATCGAAGTGTTCAAAGAGTACCAGCGCGAATTCGGAGGGGCCAACCTCGTGCTGTTCGCCGTGATGCAGAAGGAGGGCAACGGCGATATCTATGAGCCTGCGTTCATGGATACGCTGCGCAAAGCGACGGATGCCATGTTCTTTCTGCCCGGCATGGATCGCTCCCGAGTGAGCTCGATCATGACGCCCGATGTGCGCTACCTGGAGGTCGTGGAGGAGGGCTTCCGGGGCGGCAACGTGGTGCCGGCGGACTTCACCCCCACCCCGGAAATGCTCGAAGGAGTCCGGCGCAACGTGGAAAAGGCGGGCGTGGTCGGCCGCCTGGTCGCCAACGACGAGCGCGGCGCGATGATTTTCGGCGAGCTGTTGGAGCGCGATCCAGTCACCGACGAGAAGCTCGATTATTTCGAAACGGCGGATAGACTCGAGCAGATCAGGCAGCGTTTCACCAGCCCCAAGATGTGGGAACTGCGGCTCAAGAGCGATCTTCCCCCGCTAGAGGCGGGGGAAGTCGTGAAAACCACGTACAGCGATCCGAGGGGGCTGCTGTTCGACTTCTCTGATGTCGATGTCCAGTACAAGGATGAAAGCGGCAATGTTGCGACTACCGAGTTGAGCGGACGCGACCTGGCAGTCTCTGAGATCGACAATCCGGATTACAACGAGTCGGTTGATATCCACATCATCGGCTTCGCGAAGATTGTTGGCGACATCGGCGACAAGGCAGCCGAAGTGGTGGGATTTTTCGGCCTGACTATTCTGCTGGTGTGGATCGTGCTCTGGATGTACACCGGCTCCTGGCTGGTGGCCTTTCTGCCATTGTCTTGTGGTCTTCTGGCCGTGGTCTGGGAGCTTGGCATGCTGCACCTGTTCGGATACGGACTTGATCCGTTCGCGATTTTGGTGCCGTTCCTCGTTATTGCGATCAGCGTCTCTCATGGAATTCAGATCACGAATTTCTGGCTTCTGGAGGCGGCGAACAAGAGGCTGAACAGTTACGACGCGGCAATGGGAACCTATAAGCGCCTGGTCATCCCCGGACTTACCGCGCTGGTGACAAATTTCATCGGCTTCGGCACCTTGCTGCTGATTCCAATCGGCATCGTGCAGGAAATGGCGATCAACGCCTGCTTTGGTCTGTTCGCGGTGGTGATCTGCAAGAAGGTGCTGCTGCCGTGCCTGCTGTCGTTCGTGCCGATACGTAACCCGGAGAAGTTCCAGCGGCACCAGCTGCGCAGGGATGCGGCGCTGCAGCCCCTCTGGCGCGTGGCATCCTATATGGTTCTCAAGCGGCAGGCCGCAGTCGTACTGGCGGCAACGGCTTTGGCCTGGGGTGTTTCAGAGTACATCAATCGAGACTTGGCGATTGGCGAGCTGCACCAGGGTACGCCAGAGCTTCGGCCGGACTCTCGCTACAACCTGGATACAGATGCGATCGTCAGCAATTTCACGATCGGTGTGGACGTGCTGAAGATCATTGCAGAAGGTTCGGCGGATGGCTGCATCGATTATTCCGTCGTGAGCATGATCGACCGTCTCGCATGGCGGATGGAGAATACGCCTGGTGTGCAGTCGACGCTGTCGCTGCCACATATGCAGAAGATGGTTTTCAATGCCTACAACGAAAACAACCCGGCCTGGAATGTCCTTCCCAGAGAGCCCGGTGCTCTGGTGGTGACGGTCCAGCCATTTCCGAGTTCGACGGGTCTGTTGAATACCGATTGCAGCGCAATGCCGCTGTTCGTCTTTACAGCAGATCACAAGGCAGAGACCATCGATTCCGTCATCGAGTCATTTGAGGCATTTGTGGCTGAAATGCCGGAGGACTCGCCAGTCACTTTCAAGTTGGCGACCGGCAACGTGGGAGTCATGGCCGCCGCGAACGATGTGGTCGAGGAAACCGAGTTTACCGTACTGTTGTGGCTGTTCGTCGCGATCGCGGTGAGCCTGTGGGTGTCGTTCAGAAGTCTTGTGAGCGTCATCTGCATCTTGGCGCCACTTGCAGCGGTGTCGGTCTTCACGTATTCCGTGATGGTGTTCCTGGAAATCGGGGTCAAGGTTTCAAACATTGCGACGGTTGCGTTTGCCGCGGGTATTGGCGTCGACTACGGCATTTATATCTATTCCGTGCTCGAAGAGAATGTCAAGGAGCACGGTATGGCCATGCGAGAGGCATACACCGACGCGCTCGGACAGACGGGCAAGGCGGTGGTCTTCACGGCCTTGGCCTTGTCGGCGAGTGTGGCCACGTGGATGCTGTCCGGCCTGCAGTTCCAGGTGGACATGGGAATCCTGATGACGGTGATGTTCATTGCAAACGCTGTAGCGGCGATTTTCATCATGCCGTCCTTTGCCGCATTTTTGCTGCGAGGGCCGCGCGAAGGTAAGAAGCAGGTTTCTGAACCGGCTACCTCGTCGCAGGCATAA
- a CDS encoding DUF1302 domain-containing protein — protein MRNKWIIACAASLALWSASGSAREFSFDLFGEDINAILNNTLTAGAQWRLHDRADYLVGKSNLNPDVCAGTYQLCQGVIRDQSYPAAHLRDAPGQASMNFDNGNLNYDKGDIVQAPIVLNTDVKFGFGDMELFVRGRGLYDPVNYDFVETYPNKTTPDNYDQVATRGDPYGNRYYGDVLTSGTLVREKRPDNIADEYLFYELLDLHLTVPFTLMDRDVLLRVGKQVVNWGESTAAIVNSLSQANPVNANNIYRLGNALLEDLFIPVNMANVFVNLTSSLSLQAHYAFEWRPVEIPAPGTFYSFLDAGTNNLGPDRLNASFGQATDDLDQMGTRISNPFGLVSMTTLSVGRLRDDEARDGGEYGISLKYFSDLNYGTEFGFYFMNYHSKLPYVDGYSTNASCMRAAGNPEGRNANNTFDILTLCPNLNLVANGYPGAPLQAVTDLAGILSARPEVLNTLGIDGTPLDAVTGVLNLLVPQPGKPDSEIIPLDTANVQLTYPEDLKMFGLSFNTTYGDYSFQGEVAYRPNLPLQVSLVDVLFAAMQPTLGHCNDPSDGCDGTVAAVGYDENSPGVPGGNGQNTTGQYYVYDTGDATDANGNPYFNDTAFLLLAGVPSPARAFPSFLVPYRGGSLGDEPGPNQRIRGWEEFDVLQYNLGATRLYSRSDWPSKLIGADQVLFIYEVAATHVLNMPDFDELQIEGPLTAYTHASAGADGSGADGSRQACSTNIACTIGPDGIRFNPWQAPRDAFADAFSWGYKVVGRILYESVLPSISISPLFLWQHDIHGNSPAPHFNFVEGRYSLTTVVEVRYEKALSFNVAYNLYGGAGHNNLMADRDNLGFYIKYQF, from the coding sequence ATGAGGAACAAGTGGATAATCGCGTGCGCCGCGAGCCTGGCACTGTGGTCAGCGAGCGGCAGCGCACGCGAGTTCAGCTTTGATTTGTTTGGCGAGGACATCAACGCCATTTTGAACAACACGTTGACCGCTGGGGCGCAATGGCGGTTGCACGACCGCGCCGATTATCTTGTCGGCAAGTCCAACCTGAACCCAGACGTTTGTGCTGGAACCTATCAGCTGTGTCAGGGCGTCATCCGCGACCAAAGCTATCCCGCGGCGCACCTGCGCGACGCGCCGGGGCAGGCGTCGATGAATTTCGACAACGGCAATCTCAACTACGACAAGGGCGACATCGTCCAGGCTCCGATTGTGCTGAACACCGACGTCAAGTTCGGGTTTGGGGATATGGAGCTTTTCGTGCGCGGGCGCGGCCTCTACGACCCGGTCAACTACGACTTTGTCGAGACCTACCCGAACAAGACGACGCCGGACAACTACGACCAGGTGGCCACCCGCGGAGACCCGTACGGAAACCGCTACTACGGCGATGTACTCACCAGTGGCACCCTGGTGCGGGAGAAGCGCCCGGACAACATTGCGGACGAGTATCTTTTTTACGAGCTGCTCGATCTGCATCTCACCGTTCCATTCACCCTGATGGATAGGGACGTGTTGCTACGCGTCGGCAAGCAGGTGGTCAACTGGGGTGAAAGTACGGCGGCGATCGTCAACAGTCTGTCGCAGGCCAATCCGGTCAATGCCAACAATATCTACCGGCTGGGCAACGCCCTGCTTGAGGACTTGTTCATTCCGGTCAACATGGCGAATGTCTTCGTCAACCTGACGAGCTCGCTGAGCCTGCAGGCGCACTACGCCTTCGAATGGAGGCCGGTGGAGATCCCTGCGCCGGGGACTTTTTATTCGTTTCTCGACGCGGGAACGAACAATCTGGGTCCGGATCGTCTGAACGCCAGCTTCGGCCAGGCGACCGACGACCTCGATCAGATGGGAACCAGGATCTCCAATCCGTTCGGCCTGGTTTCGATGACGACGCTGAGCGTGGGCCGGCTGCGCGATGACGAGGCGCGGGACGGCGGGGAGTATGGTATCAGCCTGAAGTACTTCTCGGACCTGAACTACGGCACCGAGTTCGGATTCTACTTCATGAACTACCATTCCAAGCTGCCGTATGTGGACGGCTATTCCACCAACGCAAGCTGCATGCGGGCGGCCGGCAACCCGGAGGGGCGCAATGCCAACAATACGTTTGATATCCTCACGCTCTGTCCCAACCTGAATCTCGTGGCCAACGGTTACCCGGGCGCCCCGTTACAGGCCGTGACGGACCTCGCGGGCATTCTGAGCGCGCGGCCGGAGGTTCTGAACACGCTAGGTATCGATGGCACGCCACTGGATGCCGTTACGGGTGTGCTGAACCTGCTGGTCCCGCAGCCGGGCAAGCCCGACAGCGAAATCATCCCGCTCGATACGGCCAATGTGCAGCTCACCTACCCCGAAGATCTCAAGATGTTCGGGCTCAGCTTCAACACCACCTATGGCGATTATTCCTTCCAGGGTGAAGTCGCCTATCGACCCAATCTGCCCTTGCAGGTCTCGCTGGTCGATGTGCTGTTCGCGGCAATGCAGCCGACGCTGGGTCATTGCAATGACCCCAGCGACGGCTGCGACGGCACGGTCGCGGCGGTGGGTTACGACGAGAACAGTCCGGGCGTTCCGGGGGGCAACGGGCAGAACACGACGGGGCAGTACTACGTCTACGACACCGGCGATGCGACGGATGCCAATGGCAACCCGTATTTCAACGATACCGCGTTCCTGCTGCTCGCCGGGGTGCCCAGTCCCGCGCGTGCGTTTCCCAGCTTTCTCGTGCCGTATCGCGGCGGAAGTCTGGGCGATGAACCAGGGCCGAATCAGCGGATCCGGGGCTGGGAAGAATTCGACGTGCTGCAGTACAATCTCGGCGCGACGCGACTGTACAGCCGCTCTGACTGGCCTTCGAAGTTGATCGGCGCCGACCAGGTGCTCTTCATCTACGAAGTCGCCGCCACACATGTGCTGAACATGCCGGACTTCGACGAGTTGCAGATCGAGGGTCCGCTCACCGCATACACGCACGCCTCGGCTGGCGCCGATGGCAGTGGCGCCGACGGCTCGCGCCAGGCCTGTTCCACCAACATCGCCTGCACCATCGGGCCGGACGGTATCCGCTTCAACCCCTGGCAGGCGCCGCGCGATGCCTTCGCGGACGCGTTTTCCTGGGGTTACAAGGTCGTTGGCCGCATTCTGTACGAGTCTGTCTTACCGTCAATCAGCATTTCCCCGCTGTTTCTCTGGCAGCACGACATCCACGGCAACTCGCCGGCGCCGCACTTCAACTTCGTGGAGGGACGCTACTCGCTGACCACGGTCGTGGAGGTCCGCTACGAAAAGGCGCTGTCCTTCAACGTCGCCTACAACCTTTACGGGGGGGCAGGCCACAATAACCTGATGGCTGATCGAGACAATCTCGGCTTCTACATCAAGTACCAGTTCTGA
- a CDS encoding DUF1329 domain-containing protein, with product MRRILKSVCWASLSLAVALPAMAKAPPEEVAKLGKELTPVGAIRAGNEDGSIPEWKPRPQNGPLKGFWPSYPDIESEKPLFTISAANLEKYADKMTEGHKELLKRYPDSYRMNVYPTHRIANFPKEILDGSIVNAAKATLESVDEPKGAFLGIPFPIPQSGAEPIWNHKMKYRGNAFERYNNQMIVQLDGTFTMTKIIEEVKFYYNNPQIDPPLELKPGVPSIKYISETVAPPRLAGTFILAHEKAGTGPQGRSAWLYSPAIKRIRRAPAVCCDNPYEGTDGHQFYDQVDMFNGVLERYTWKLLGKREMYIPYNSYKIAGNKIKYADIARPKHVNPDLPRYELHRVWVVEAENLPNLRHTFAKIRFYIDEDSWNIVARDNYDHEGQLMQFQEGHLIYASNVMASTTIPEVIYHFNSGRYFVTAMVNEDQPNDGSVDYRDSYFEPSSIQQRTAK from the coding sequence GTGCGGAGAATACTCAAGAGTGTATGTTGGGCATCGCTGAGCTTGGCGGTCGCGTTGCCGGCCATGGCCAAGGCTCCCCCCGAGGAAGTAGCCAAGCTCGGAAAGGAACTGACGCCGGTGGGCGCAATCAGGGCGGGGAACGAAGATGGTTCCATCCCTGAATGGAAGCCAAGGCCGCAGAATGGTCCGCTCAAGGGTTTCTGGCCGAGCTATCCCGACATAGAATCGGAAAAACCGTTGTTCACCATCAGCGCGGCCAACCTGGAGAAGTACGCGGACAAGATGACCGAGGGGCACAAGGAGTTGCTGAAGCGCTATCCAGACTCCTACCGGATGAATGTCTATCCGACGCACCGCATCGCGAACTTCCCCAAGGAAATTCTCGATGGCTCGATTGTCAACGCTGCCAAAGCAACACTTGAGTCCGTAGACGAGCCGAAGGGCGCATTCTTGGGTATACCTTTCCCGATTCCGCAGTCGGGCGCCGAGCCGATCTGGAATCACAAGATGAAGTATCGCGGCAACGCGTTCGAGCGATACAACAACCAGATGATCGTGCAGCTAGACGGCACGTTCACGATGACGAAGATCATCGAAGAGGTCAAGTTTTACTACAACAATCCGCAAATTGATCCGCCGCTGGAGCTCAAGCCCGGTGTGCCGTCGATCAAGTACATTTCCGAGACGGTGGCGCCGCCGCGTCTGGCGGGCACCTTCATTCTCGCCCACGAAAAAGCCGGCACGGGGCCGCAGGGCCGCTCGGCCTGGCTTTACTCACCCGCGATCAAGCGTATCCGTCGAGCGCCGGCGGTGTGCTGCGACAACCCCTACGAGGGCACGGATGGCCACCAGTTCTACGACCAGGTGGACATGTTCAACGGCGTGCTCGAGCGCTACACGTGGAAGCTGCTTGGCAAGCGCGAGATGTACATTCCCTATAACTCCTACAAGATCGCCGGCAACAAGATCAAGTACGCCGACATTGCCCGCCCCAAGCACGTCAACCCGGACCTGCCGCGCTACGAACTGCACCGCGTCTGGGTGGTCGAGGCCGAAAACCTGCCGAACCTGCGCCACACCTTCGCGAAGATCCGCTTCTATATTGACGAGGACAGCTGGAATATCGTGGCGCGCGACAACTATGACCACGAAGGGCAGCTAATGCAGTTTCAAGAGGGGCATCTGATCTACGCCTCGAATGTCATGGCCAGCACGACGATTCCGGAAGTGATCTATCACTTCAACAGCGGACGTTATTTTGTGACTGCGATGGTCAATGAGGACCAGCCTAACGACGGGTCGGTTGACTACAGGGACAGCTATTTCGAACCCTCAAGCATTCAGCAAAGAACGGCCAAGTAG